In a genomic window of Gossypium arboreum isolate Shixiya-1 chromosome 9, ASM2569848v2, whole genome shotgun sequence:
- the LOC108450622 gene encoding uncharacterized protein LOC108450622, whose translation MSNTKRSGSGCFSSVLRRILCSRTPQTHPSDHIVGLNTVDDIAKVEVQASETGPGIVARLMGLDSFPENNWLQKSKIPGPVTRSRSVNFMDYMLELDFKQAKHRRVRTSSSSFREVPQGPQLFHHNQNQDFLVVYLDNEYKNNEAAGFKPRKSEKRDGSGSKHGKQKDNVLDKVVCKKQIREKNKKISKLKNEPRRVSGKHSFKAGSCINGTNSKALKVANQKEVSVVTRKTKNQRPVKKIEYSENPFVVHGVSVSRSLEVKSKKWSSKSVKHDSLTTTDTSARISIPEGLGKQENFESTNVEETEYYMELVDKLSKLTEGDIKFSNWETKKVFIFEEICAEFEEHILDHLLQQVADELVGFHTHVNLCKHNRQAMIFQARR comes from the exons ATGAGTAACACAAAAAGGTCTGGTTCTGGGTGTTTTTCATCTGTTTTGCGCCGGATTCTTTGTTCAAGGACTCCCCAAACACACCCATCAGACCACATCGTAGGTTTAAACACTGTGGATGATATAGCCAAGGTTGAAGTCCAAGCTTCTGAAACTGGTCCTGGGATAGTAGCGAGGCTAATGGGGCTAGACTCATTTCCGGAGAACAACTGGCTTCAGAAAAGTAAAATTCCTGGTCCTGTTACCCGCAGCAGGTCAGTCAATTTCATGGATTACATGCTGGAGCTTGATTTCAAACAAGCCAAACATCGCCGTGTGAGAACATCATCATCATCGTTTCGTGAGGTACCACAAGGTCCACAACTATTCCACCATAATCAGAACCAAGACTTCCTAGTTGTGTACTTGGATAATGAGTATAAAAACAATGAAGCTGCAGGGTTTAAGCCAAGGAAATCCGAGAAAAGAGATGGATCAGGTAGTAAGCACGGTAAGCAAAAGGATAATGTACTAGATAAAGTAGTTTGTAAGAAGCAGATTCGAGAGAAAAACAAGAAGATATCTAAGCTTAAAAATGAGCCAAGGAGAGTTTCTGGTAAACATTCTTTCAAGGCTGGTAGCTGCATTAATGGAACAAATTCAAAAGCATTGAAGGTGGCAAATCAGAAGGAAGTATCTGTTGTGACTAGGAAGACAAAGAATCAACGTCCAGTTAAGAAAATTGAGTACTCTGAGAACCCATTTGTCGTCCATGGCGTCTCAG TTTCAAGGTCTTTGGAAGTGAAGTCGAAGAAATGGTCATCAAAGTCAGTGAAACATGACTCCCTCACCACTACAGATACTAGTGCTCGCATTTCAATCCCTGAAGGCCTTGGAAAGCAGGAGAATTTTGAGTCAACGAATGTGGAGGAGACTGAGTATTACATGGAATTAGTTGATAAGCTTAGCAAGCTGACAGAGGGAGATATAAAATTCTCGAACTGGGAAACCAAGAAAGTTTTCATATTCGAAGAGATTTGTGCAGAGTTTGAGGAGCATATACTTGATCACCTACTGCAGCAGGTAGCTGATGAACTTGTGGGATTTCACACACATGTAAATTTGTGCAAACATAATAGACAAGCAATGATTTTCCAAGCAAGGCGGTAA
- the LOC108452399 gene encoding lysine--tRNA ligase-like has product MQLSMDSFVSEPGPASSETLSNNALKRERRARERQVREEEKKKVTTNKTPENQRQQVANNDTMDPSQFLSNRIKSLALLKESGVNPYPHKFEISMSITEFIDKYRSLHVGEHVENTEISLAGRILNKRSSSSKLYFYDLHGNGAKIQVMADARHSNMDEHEFCKYHSGVKRGDIVGICGFPGKSQRGELSIFPRSLVVLTPCLLMLPRHTVTSNSDEAQSKKTRNHSWTPGITRNPETNILRDQETRYRQRYLDLMLNSEVQKIFRTRAKIISYSRDFLDNLGFIEVETPAMTMTAGGAAARPFITHHNELNMKLYMRISPELYLKKLVVGGLDRVYEIGKVFRNEGMDLTHLPEFTMFEFYMAYADYNDLMGIIEKLLSDMVKELTGSHKIKYHGNGFDSEPVEIDFTPPFRRIDLIEEIESRANLSIPKDLSSETANKFLLEACEKFDVKCPAPHTTTRLLDKLVGLEETCINPTFIINHPEIMSPLAKWHRSKPGLTERFELFVNKKELCNAYTELNDPQVQRQRFAEQLKDRQLGDDEAMVLDESFCSCLEYGLPPTAGLGMGIDRLAMLLTDSPNVKEVILFPAMKPQD; this is encoded by the exons ATGCAGTTATCAATGGATTCGTTTGTTTCGGAACCCGGGCCGGCTTCATCTGAAACTCTCAGCAACAA TGCTCTTAAGAGAGAACGGAGGGCAAGAGAGAGGCAAGTcagagaagaggagaaaaagaagGTGACCACAAATAAGACACCAGAGAATCAGAGGCAACAGGTGGCAAATAATGATACCATGGATCCTTCG CAATTCCTCAGCAACAGAATCAAAAGTTTGGCATTACTAAAGGAATCTGGTGTAAATCCGTACCCTCATAAGTTTGAAATTTCAATGTCTATCACTGAATTTATTGACAAATATAGAAGTTTGCACGTTGGTGAACATGTTGAGAACACTGAAATCTCCTTAGCAG GGAGAATTTTGAACAAGAGGTCATCATCGTCAAAACTATATTTTTATGATCTTCATGGAAATGGTGCTAAAATTCAAGTAATGGCAGATGCAAG GCATTCCAACATGGATGAACATGAGTTCTGTAAGTATCACTCTGGGGTGAAGCGAGGTGACATTGTAGGGATATGCGGGTTCCCTG GGAAGAGTCAAAGAGGGGAATTAAGTATTTTTCCTAGGTCACTCGTGGTACTCACCCCATGCCTGCTCATGCTTCCAAGGCATACAGTCACCTCCAACAGCGATGAAGCACAGTCTAAG AAAACAAGAAATCATTCATGGACCCCTGGAATAACAAGAAATCCTGAAACTAACATCCTCAGAGATCAG GAAACTCGATATCGTCAACGTTATCTAGACCTGATGTTGAACTCAGAGGTTCAGAAAATATTCAGGACCAGGGCCAAAATCATATCTTACTCCAGAGACTTCCTTGACAATCTTGGATTCATAGAG GTTGAAACCCCTGCGATGACTATGACTGCTGGAGGAGCTGCTGCtcggccattcatcacacatCATAATGAATTGAATATGAAGCTCTATATGCGGATATCACCAGAACTGTATCTCAAGAAACTAGTTGTCGGGGGACTTGATCGAGTTTATGAGATTGGGAAAGTATTTAGGAATGAGGGAATGGATCTAACTCATCTTCCAGAATTCACAATGTTTGAATTTTACATGGCCTACGCAGATTATAATGACTTGATGGGCATTATAGAGAAGCTGTTATCAG ATATGGTGAAGGAGCTGACAGGGAGCCATAAAATCAAGTACCATGGTAATGGATTCGACAGTGAACCTGTAGAGATTGATTTTACTCCGCCTTTTAG AAGGATTGATTTGATAGAGGAGATAGAGTCTAGGGCGAACCTCAGCATACCCAAAGATCTTTCCAGCGAAACTGCCAATAAGTTTTTGTTGGAAGCTTGTGAAAAATTTGATGTCAAATGCCCTGCTCCCCACACCACAACTCGGTTGTTAGACAAG CTTGTGGGCCTTGAAGAAACGTGCATAAACCCTACTTTTATCATCAACCATCCAGAGATAATGAGTCCTCTGGCAAAGTGGCACAGATCAAAACCGGGGTTAACCGAGCGCTTCGAATTATTCGTGAACAAGAAAGAG CTATGCAATGCATATACTGAATTGAATGATCCTCAAGTACAGCGCCAAAGATTTGCTGAGCAGCTCAAG GATCGACAATTGGGAGACGATGAAGCAATGGTGTTGGATGAATCATTTTGCAGTTGTTTAGAGTATGGGTTGCCCCCAACTGCTGGACTGGGAATGGGGATTGATCGCCTAGCTATGCTGCTTACGGATTCACCAAATGTCAAG GAAGTTATCCTTTTTCCAGCAATGAAGCCTCAAGATTAG
- the LOC108453277 gene encoding acyl-coenzyme A oxidase 4, peroxisomal-like — MTVHSQIQDETGRSVKPSYFNSPPLDVSVAFPQATPASTFPPLASDYYQFDDLLSPEERALRKKVRECMEKEVAPIMAEYWEKAEFPFQIVPKLGALRISGGTIKGYGCPGLSLTGSAIAMAEVARVDASCSTFILVHSSLAMLTIALCGSEEQKQKYLPSLAQLKTVACWALTEPDYGSDASSLKTTATKVDGGWVLEGQKRWIGNSTFADVLVIFARNTTTNQINGYLVKKDSPGLTATKIPNKIGLRIVQNGDILLKKVFVPDEDRLPGVNSFQDTSKVLAVSRVMVAWQPIGISMGVYDMCARYLKERKQFGAPLAAFQINQQKLARMLGNIQAMTLVGWRLCKLYEEGKMTPGHASLGKSWITSMARETAALGRELLGGNGILADFLVAKAFCDLEPIYTYEGTYDINSLVTGREITGFASFKPASVSQRSRL, encoded by the exons ATGACTGTTCACTCCCagattcaag ATGAAACTGGCAGAAGTGTCAAGCCGTCTTATTTTAACTCACCACCTTTGGACGTTTCGGTCGCATTCCCTCAGGCAACTCCAGCATCTACTTTTCCTCCTCTTG CTTCCGACTATTATCAATTTGACGATCTATTGAGTCCTGAGGAGCGGGCTCTACGTAAGAAAGTAAGAGAGTGTATGGAAAAAGAAGTAGCTCCTATAATGGCAGAG TACTGGGAGAAGGCAGAGTTTCCATTCCAAATTGTTCCCAAACTTGGTGCTCTTCGTATTTCTGGTGGTACTATCAAG GGTTATGGATGCCCAGGTCTCTCCCTCACTGGAAGTGCTATTGCAATGGCAGAGGTTGCTAGGGTCGATGCAAGTTGCTCGACTTTTATCTTGGTGCACTCATCTCTAGCCATGCTTACCATTG CATTATGTGGGTCAGAGGAACAGAAGCAGAAGTATTTACCATCATTGGCACAGTTAAAAACTGTAGCTTGTtgg GCTTTGACTGAGCCTGACTATGGAAGTGATGCTAGTTCTCTGAAGACAACTGCAACAAAG GTAGACGGAGGCTGGGTACTTGAGGGACAAAAACGCTGGATAGGAAACAGTACTTTTGCAGATGTGTTGGTTATCTTTGCCAGGAATACTACAACCAACCAGATAAACGG ATATTTAGTTAAGAAAGATTCCCCTGGATTGACAGCTACAAAAATACCAAACAAGATTGGATTGCGAATTGTTCAAAATGGAGATATTCTCTTAAAGAAAGTCTTTGTTCCGGATGAGGACAGATTACCTGGTGTGAACTCTTTTCAGGATACAAGCAAG GTACTTGCTGTTTCTCGAGTAATGGTTGCATGGCAACCTATCGGTATATCGATGGGTGTCTATGATATGTGTGCCAG GTACCTGAAGGAGAGGAAACAGTTTGGAGCTCCATTGGCAGCCTTCCAAATTAACCAGCAGAAACTTGCTCGCATGTTGGGTAATATTCAAGCAATGACCCTTGTTGGTTGGCGCCTTTGCAAATTGTATGAAGAGGGTAAAATGACTCCCGGTCATGCCAGCTTGGGAAAG TCGTGGATTACCTCAATGGCAAGAGAGACAGCTGCTCTTGGGCGGGAGTTACTTGGTGGCAATGGAATTTTGGCCGATTTTCTTGTTGCAAAG GCATTCTGTGATTTGGAACCCATTTACACATACGAAGGCACGTATGACATCAACAGCTTGGTAACTGGTAGGGAAATCACTGGTTTTGCCAGTTTTAAGCCAGCCTCAGTGAGCCAGCGAAGCCGCCTATGA
- the LOC108453278 gene encoding bifunctional monothiol glutaredoxin-S16, chloroplastic: protein MATNKYKNENQKWEKNLSSTFLSLLTLFLTQLKLSIKSLFYPNFRFRAIFVLMAAINVSPLFTSSSSLRTFSSYAPQNTPTLSLYSRFAPSLSFPSISLRPPISTKTRSLIIASAVRNLSEVKPLPVPATPEEFAAKFPSDAGVYAVFDQNDELQFIGISRNIASSLFSHKSSVPELCCSVKVGVVNEADRTALTQAWKSWMEEHIEATGKVPPGNESGNTTWVRQPPKKKADLRLTPGRHVQLTVPLEELIDKLVKQNKVVAFIKGSRSAPMCGFSQRVIAILENQGVDYESVDVLDEEYNCGLRETLKQYSNWPTFPQVFVNGELVGGCDILTSMYEKGELAGLLKN from the exons ATGgcaacaaataaatataaaaatgaaaaccAAAAATGGGAAAAAAATCTTTCTTCCACTTTCCTGTCCCTTCTAACTTTGTTCTTAACACAACTCAAATTATcaatcaaatcattattttatccCAATTTCAGATTTCGGGCAATCTTTGTTCTCATGGCCGCAATCAATGTCTCTCCACTCTTCACTTCCTCTTCTTCACTTCGCACTTTCTCTTCTTATGCTCCCCAAAATACCCCTACCCTTTCCTTATACTCACGATTCGCCCCTTCCCTGTCTTTCCCTTCCATTTCTCTGAGACCTCCCATTTCCACAAAAACTCGCTCTTTAATAATCGCTTCTGCTGTCAGGAACCTCTCGGAGGTCAAACCCCTTCCCGTCCCGGCCACTCCCGAGGAATTTGCCGCTAAGTTCCCTTCGGATGCTGGAGTCTACGCCGTTTTTGATCAAAATGACGAGCTTCAATTTATAGGCATCTCGCGTAATATTGCTAGCAGTCTTTTTTCTCATAAAAGTTCAGTGCCGGAGCTTTGCTGCTCCGTTAAG GTTGGTGTAGTCAATGAAGCTGATCGAACAGCTTTAACTCAAGCTTGGAAGTCATGGATGGAAGAGCATATAGAAGCCACTGGAAAGGTCCCGCCAGGCAATGAATCGGGAAACACCACTTGGGTCCGGCAGCCTCCGAAAAAGAAGGCAGATCTCCGACTTACTCCCGGTCGTCATGTTCAATTGACAGTTCCACTTGAGGAACTCATCGATAAGTTGGTGAAGCAGAACAAGGTGGTGGCCTTTATTAAGGGGTCAAGAAGTGCCCCGATGTGCGGATTCTCGCAGAGAGTAATAGCCATTCTGGAAAACCAAGGAGTGGATTATGAGAGTGTAGATGTGCTGGATGAAGAGTATAATTGTGGATTAAGGGAGACACTGAAGCAATATAGTAACTGGCCCACATTCCCTCAAGTTTTTGTGAATGGAGAGCTGGTTGGAGGATGTGATATATTGACCTCAATGTACGAGAAGGGTGAGCTTGCTGGTTTGCTCAAAAACTAG